A single window of Sneathiella limimaris DNA harbors:
- a CDS encoding proton-conducting transporter membrane subunit, whose product MIYLLPYLAIALLVVAAIFALTARKSQVSIATRLCEVAGVLTIGVSLASLVVLIWQGAGTSPTLGYSDFGFSARIDALSVVMMLLVSSVGWVVLRYSRTYLAGEAGQARFMAWMSLTITAVLFLVQAGNLVQFVIAWICTSLFLHNLLLFYPERFQARRAARKKYVTARLADGALLIVAVLLAISYGTGDIAQILFLAKGGDSSVAVMWACGLLAVAALLKSAQFPTHGWLIEVMETPTPVSALLHAGLINAGGFLLIRFADVMLLSPGVLAVLVIVGGFTAIYGSLVMLTQPAVKTSLAWSTIAQMGFMIFQCGLALFPLALLHIVAHSLYKAHAFLSSGSAIENVAAIKRPGPIAPPNGWAVTRAFLVAIGIYVAIGFAFGLDGKSPQSIALGGILIFGVAYLLAQGFADTAPAALMRKMAVYALVASVSYFALQSGAQYLMADVLPQTPPPGPLEWMLIALSLLSFGAIAFAQSLFPVWSSHPAARDVRVHLFNGLYAKAVFDRILGSWSAQRRVTSSGEYPYND is encoded by the coding sequence GTGATTTATTTACTTCCTTATCTTGCAATCGCACTGCTGGTAGTGGCTGCAATCTTTGCACTGACCGCTCGAAAGTCACAGGTCTCAATCGCAACGAGATTATGTGAGGTAGCAGGTGTTTTGACGATTGGCGTTTCCTTGGCTTCACTTGTCGTGCTGATTTGGCAGGGTGCGGGCACAAGCCCAACTCTTGGCTATAGCGACTTTGGATTTTCTGCCCGGATCGATGCGCTGAGTGTCGTGATGATGTTACTCGTCTCAAGCGTTGGCTGGGTTGTTCTCAGATACTCCAGAACCTATCTGGCGGGTGAAGCCGGGCAAGCCCGTTTTATGGCCTGGATGTCATTGACGATCACTGCTGTGTTGTTCCTGGTGCAGGCCGGTAACCTGGTGCAGTTTGTTATTGCCTGGATTTGCACAAGTTTGTTTTTGCACAATCTCCTGCTTTTCTATCCAGAAAGATTTCAGGCCCGGCGCGCTGCTCGCAAGAAATATGTCACGGCAAGACTGGCCGACGGTGCTTTGCTGATCGTGGCGGTTCTTTTGGCAATCAGTTACGGAACGGGTGACATCGCCCAGATCCTCTTCCTGGCAAAAGGCGGGGATAGCTCTGTTGCGGTGATGTGGGCATGTGGCCTTCTGGCGGTCGCGGCCTTGCTGAAATCGGCCCAGTTCCCGACCCATGGTTGGTTGATCGAAGTTATGGAAACCCCCACGCCGGTCTCGGCTCTTTTACATGCAGGTCTCATTAATGCCGGAGGGTTTCTGTTGATCCGGTTTGCCGATGTGATGCTCCTGAGCCCGGGTGTTTTGGCGGTGCTCGTTATTGTGGGTGGCTTTACGGCTATTTATGGTAGCCTGGTGATGCTCACCCAGCCGGCTGTTAAAACCTCTCTGGCCTGGTCAACAATTGCCCAGATGGGTTTTATGATCTTTCAATGTGGCCTTGCCCTGTTCCCGCTGGCACTCCTGCATATCGTGGCGCATTCGCTCTACAAGGCACACGCCTTTCTGTCATCCGGAAGTGCCATTGAAAACGTGGCTGCTATCAAGCGCCCGGGACCGATCGCGCCGCCAAATGGATGGGCGGTCACGCGGGCATTTCTGGTGGCAATTGGTATTTATGTAGCGATCGGATTTGCCTTCGGCCTTGACGGCAAGTCGCCTCAATCCATCGCGCTTGGCGGGATCCTCATTTTTGGCGTTGCGTATCTGTTGGCACAAGGGTTTGCCGATACGGCACCTGCGGCGCTGATGCGTAAGATGGCAGTCTATGCCCTCGTCGCTTCAGTCAGTTATTTCGCTCTGCAAAGTGGCGCCCAGTATCTGATGGCGGATGTCTTGCCTCAGACACCGCCTCCAGGTCCGCTGGAATGGATGCTGATCGCCTTGTCCCTTCTGTCTTTTGGGGCCATCGCTTTCGCTCAGTCCCTGTTCCCGGTCTGGTCAAGCCATCCGGCAGCACGGGATGTCCGGGTTCACCTTTTCAACGGCCTCTATGCCAAGGCGGTGTTTGATCGAATACTAGGCAGTTGGTCTGCACAACGGCGCGTTACATCTAGCGGGGAGTACCCATACAATGACTGA
- a CDS encoding LysR family transcriptional regulator, with translation MSRLNYHHLRYFRAVAHDGNLTRTAEHLNLSQSALSVQIKHLEDSVGHKLFERRGRQLELTEAGRIALDYADVIFTTGEELLGTLSGAGSKRKSVRIGAMATLSRNFQIKFLQPLLDRDDVDIVLRSGTTGELLRELEGLNLDVVLLNQPAARDPAKSLTSHRLAEQHVSLIGRPDKFELLSNLKSILAVNPVIIPTLDSGIRIEFDALMDRLHIKPIIAAEVDDMAMLRLLTREGVGLAVIPPIVVRDELDSGLLAEYASLPKIVESFYAVLPERKFPNPIIQELLQQDTIAT, from the coding sequence ATGAGCCGTCTTAACTATCATCACCTGCGGTATTTCCGTGCCGTCGCCCATGATGGCAACCTGACCCGGACCGCTGAGCACCTGAACCTGTCGCAGTCAGCGCTGTCTGTTCAGATTAAACATCTAGAGGACAGCGTCGGTCACAAGCTGTTTGAGAGACGAGGTCGGCAACTGGAATTAACGGAGGCTGGCCGGATCGCCCTCGACTATGCGGATGTGATCTTCACCACGGGCGAAGAGTTGCTCGGCACCTTGAGCGGTGCTGGATCGAAGCGCAAATCGGTCCGCATTGGTGCCATGGCCACCCTGTCCCGAAACTTCCAGATCAAATTTCTGCAACCGTTGCTGGACCGGGATGATGTGGACATCGTCCTTCGCTCTGGCACGACCGGCGAGTTATTGAGAGAGCTTGAAGGGCTGAATCTGGACGTTGTTTTGCTCAATCAACCGGCGGCACGAGACCCGGCAAAGTCGCTTACCTCTCACCGGTTGGCCGAACAGCATGTCAGCTTAATTGGGCGCCCCGATAAATTCGAGCTTTTGAGCAACCTGAAAAGCATACTGGCCGTCAATCCTGTGATCATCCCAACCCTGGATAGCGGAATCCGCATTGAGTTTGACGCGCTGATGGATCGTTTGCATATAAAGCCGATCATCGCCGCAGAAGTGGATGATATGGCGATGCTCCGCCTGCTTACCCGAGAAGGTGTCGGCCTTGCGGTTATTCCGCCCATTGTTGTTAGGGATGAGCTGGATAGCGGGCTGCTTGCTGAATATGCCAGCCTGCCTAAGATTGTGGAATCTTTCTACGCAGTCCTTCCAGAGCGAAAATTTCCCAACCCAATTATCCAGGAACTGCTGCAGCAGGACACGATTGCGACCTGA
- a CDS encoding DUF3012 domain-containing protein, with translation MKSLSKLKTAIVAGASVFALATLLGACSPEVGSEEWCKDIKEKGVENVTAKEAADFAKHCVL, from the coding sequence ATGAAAAGTCTCTCAAAACTGAAAACCGCGATTGTCGCAGGTGCTTCTGTTTTTGCCCTCGCAACACTGCTCGGCGCTTGCTCCCCTGAGGTTGGCAGCGAAGAATGGTGTAAGGACATCAAAGAAAAAGGCGTTGAAAACGTGACCGCTAAGGAAGCTGCAGACTTCGCCAAGCACTGTGTCCTCTAA
- a CDS encoding OmpA family protein — MKKVLTFAVLGAASVTLAACGGKLGEAEMMTAQGSAFSTALYNDYIALSKGEYGEGDYTDSDRFAEKAMVAAMGKDVAPYNPGEWKIPENRVPVMTGAYERLVAALNGTAKEKATVQLARAQTSFDCWVQEQEENFQPDHIAACRDAFIAAMADVDKMTMVAKPAPAPAPAPAPKEMMAEAKTFQVLFKFDSTAMLPGGDAQIKAAVDYVKNFKRPRVTIAGYTDTSGSKAYNEVLSERRSEAVAEMAMDMGLDPKNVIMRSYAEDRLAVPTPDGVKKQENRRATITVESR; from the coding sequence ATGAAAAAAGTTTTGACCTTTGCTGTTCTTGGGGCAGCTTCCGTTACTCTTGCCGCTTGTGGTGGCAAATTGGGTGAAGCCGAAATGATGACTGCGCAGGGTTCTGCGTTCAGCACTGCGCTCTATAACGACTACATTGCCCTGTCCAAAGGTGAGTATGGTGAAGGGGATTACACCGACTCTGACCGTTTTGCTGAAAAAGCAATGGTTGCCGCCATGGGCAAGGACGTCGCACCTTACAACCCAGGTGAATGGAAAATTCCAGAAAACCGTGTTCCTGTGATGACTGGTGCTTACGAGCGTCTGGTTGCAGCTCTGAACGGAACTGCCAAAGAAAAAGCCACAGTGCAGCTCGCCCGTGCGCAAACCAGCTTTGACTGCTGGGTTCAGGAACAGGAAGAAAACTTCCAGCCAGATCACATCGCAGCTTGTCGGGATGCCTTCATCGCTGCAATGGCTGATGTTGATAAAATGACAATGGTTGCCAAGCCAGCTCCGGCTCCAGCACCAGCTCCTGCACCAAAAGAAATGATGGCTGAAGCCAAGACTTTCCAAGTGCTGTTCAAGTTCGATAGCACAGCAATGCTACCTGGTGGCGACGCTCAGATTAAAGCTGCTGTTGACTATGTGAAAAACTTCAAGCGTCCTCGTGTGACCATTGCTGGTTACACAGATACATCCGGCTCAAAAGCTTACAACGAAGTTCTTTCCGAGCGTCGTTCAGAAGCCGTTGCTGAAATGGCAATGGACATGGGTCTGGATCCAAAGAACGTGATCATGCGGAGCTACGCGGAAGATCGTCTTGCTGTTCCAACACCAGATGGTGTGAAGAAGCAGGAAAACCGCCGCGCGACAATCACAGTCGAAAGCCGCTAA
- a CDS encoding cation diffusion facilitator family transporter has protein sequence MTAGDDLNHSHAHGHAHDHSHGHGHVQGQGHGHSHHHVPDVTEDSEKRVFWVMLLTGGYMILQVLGGLFAGSLALIADSGHMLSDTAALGLAWFGFRLAKKPADDKRTYGYHRFQILAAFTNGLTLFFIAGWIVIEAIDRLINPGDVLSLPMLFVAIAGLLVNIIGFVILHKGDSHNVNMQGALLHVLGDLLGSVAAIVAALIIMFTGWVAADPILSVVVAVIILKSGYGIVRKTGHILLEGTPEHLDLGEIKDDLTREFPEVLDAHHLHAWSLTAERVLLTVHVRISKETNIESLLPRINSFLKDEYEVGHATVQFEYEVCC, from the coding sequence ATGACTGCCGGCGATGACCTGAACCATAGCCATGCGCATGGACATGCTCATGATCATTCTCACGGGCATGGGCATGTGCAGGGGCAGGGGCATGGGCATTCTCACCATCATGTCCCTGATGTTACCGAAGACAGTGAGAAGCGGGTTTTCTGGGTCATGCTGCTGACCGGCGGCTATATGATCCTGCAAGTTCTGGGGGGACTGTTCGCCGGATCCCTTGCCCTGATCGCGGATAGCGGTCATATGCTGTCAGACACGGCAGCGCTAGGACTTGCCTGGTTTGGCTTTCGGCTCGCCAAGAAACCGGCCGATGACAAACGAACCTATGGCTATCACCGCTTTCAGATTCTGGCTGCCTTTACCAATGGATTAACCCTGTTTTTTATCGCCGGCTGGATCGTTATCGAAGCTATTGACAGGCTCATCAACCCGGGGGACGTTCTCTCTCTGCCCATGCTGTTTGTTGCCATCGCAGGCCTGCTGGTCAACATCATCGGGTTTGTTATTCTGCATAAGGGGGACAGCCATAATGTAAACATGCAAGGAGCGCTCCTTCATGTTCTGGGTGATCTGTTGGGTTCAGTTGCGGCGATAGTTGCCGCGTTGATCATTATGTTTACAGGCTGGGTGGCGGCAGACCCGATCCTGTCCGTTGTGGTCGCTGTGATCATTCTGAAAAGCGGCTATGGCATTGTTCGAAAAACCGGGCATATCCTGCTGGAGGGAACTCCGGAACATCTGGATTTAGGTGAAATCAAGGATGATCTGACCCGCGAATTCCCTGAGGTTTTGGATGCCCATCACCTACACGCCTGGTCATTAACGGCGGAAAGAGTTCTGCTAACCGTCCACGTGCGGATCAGTAAAGAGACGAATATCGAAAGCCTGCTGCCCCGCATCAACAGTTTCCTCAAAGATGAATATGAAGTGGGTCACGCCACCGTTCAGTTTGAATATGAGGTCTGCTGCTAA
- a CDS encoding DUF3126 family protein, producing the protein MTRTEALRVQRYLREKFNNDAFVVKERRPADGSAEVLLGDEFIAVVFRDEDEGEVSYNMHMTILDIDLPETS; encoded by the coding sequence ATGACAAGAACAGAAGCCCTCCGGGTTCAACGGTATTTGCGGGAAAAATTCAATAATGACGCCTTTGTTGTTAAAGAGCGTCGCCCCGCTGACGGATCAGCAGAAGTTCTCCTTGGTGATGAATTTATTGCCGTTGTCTTTCGGGATGAGGATGAAGGCGAAGTCTCCTACAACATGCATATGACAATTTTGGATATCGATCTGCCGGAAACCTCCTAG
- a CDS encoding cold shock domain-containing protein produces the protein MVDRKSAKPAKKQIAATVKFFDEGKGFGFVSPSDGSSDAFIHISALQDTSYTELAEGMRIVVDLTEGDRGAQVSKVYEPEEGEADGPAAQEVEATGVVTTFDEEIGYGLITPDAGGKEIFFHVNMLERSEVDMEKFGMDAKVKVEVRQGLKGPIADKLELI, from the coding sequence ATGGTTGATCGCAAATCTGCAAAACCCGCGAAGAAACAAATCGCGGCTACGGTAAAGTTTTTTGATGAAGGAAAAGGGTTCGGGTTCGTCTCTCCGTCTGACGGCTCGTCTGACGCCTTTATCCATATTTCTGCGCTTCAGGATACGTCTTATACTGAACTGGCGGAAGGCATGCGGATTGTTGTGGATCTGACCGAAGGTGATCGGGGTGCCCAGGTCTCCAAGGTTTATGAACCTGAAGAAGGTGAAGCTGATGGTCCCGCTGCCCAGGAAGTTGAGGCAACAGGTGTCGTTACAACATTTGACGAAGAAATCGGCTATGGCCTGATCACGCCAGATGCAGGCGGCAAGGAAATCTTCTTCCACGTGAACATGCTGGAGCGTTCTGAAGTGGATATGGAAAAATTTGGCATGGATGCCAAAGTTAAAGTCGAAGTTCGCCAGGGTCTCAAGGGCCCGATTGCGGACAAACTGGAACTCATCTGA
- a CDS encoding CbiX/SirB N-terminal domain-containing protein produces MQPSRPSLLIIGHGSSVSKTAEEAAIEHAKTLSLSHRFGTIQTYFLKAGSDLPELPEGEIFLLPFFMSDGFFVKQRIPSVFSLKDGQRIEADRQLYMCDAFGVDPELAMILKSMALERLRNLKLEPSETAVLLIAHGSGKSSASEEAARLQQSALANISAFGAVDVAFLEQNPTIADGLDRLAGRFATIICLGLFAGGGPHANQDVPTEIADWQKSDTGSKAGVAVFYEGAVGERAEVVRLIQDSISRRAASLVDKN; encoded by the coding sequence ATGCAACCGTCCCGTCCGTCACTCCTTATAATTGGTCATGGTTCTTCTGTCTCTAAAACAGCGGAAGAAGCTGCGATTGAGCATGCGAAAACACTGTCCCTCAGTCATCGGTTTGGCACTATTCAGACGTATTTCTTGAAGGCAGGAAGTGACTTGCCAGAGCTCCCGGAAGGCGAAATCTTTCTGCTTCCCTTTTTTATGAGTGATGGATTTTTTGTGAAACAGCGCATTCCTTCTGTTTTTTCGCTGAAGGATGGACAGCGGATTGAGGCAGATCGTCAACTTTATATGTGTGATGCTTTTGGGGTAGACCCTGAACTGGCTATGATTCTGAAATCCATGGCACTGGAAAGGCTCCGGAATTTGAAGTTGGAGCCATCAGAAACTGCTGTTCTGCTGATCGCGCATGGGTCTGGGAAAAGTTCGGCTTCTGAAGAGGCGGCCCGGCTTCAACAATCCGCGCTTGCCAACATCAGTGCCTTTGGGGCGGTCGATGTCGCCTTTCTCGAACAAAACCCAACTATTGCTGACGGTCTTGATCGCTTGGCCGGGCGCTTTGCCACCATTATTTGTCTCGGCCTTTTTGCCGGAGGCGGTCCGCATGCCAATCAGGATGTCCCGACAGAAATCGCTGACTGGCAGAAAAGTGATACCGGCTCAAAGGCGGGTGTTGCTGTCTTTTACGAAGGCGCTGTTGGGGAGCGGGCCGAGGTTGTTCGCCTTATTCAGGACAGTATCAGTCGACGTGCCGCATCTTTGGTTGATAAGAATTGA
- a CDS encoding C4-dicarboxylate TRAP transporter substrate-binding protein has protein sequence MLKKTLLSVAAASTVLGFAYSASAADMVDGPSVRWNLSVWGKSRAFTAGIETLSKVADERTGGKFKIKIHYGEALSKSRENLDGIKLGAFQMAMFCSAYHPDKNPSLTGLDLPFLPFPNLKVQAKVHDAYYSHPAVAADLARWDAKLLMSSLLPQYEFTGVGDAPKTLEDWKGMRVRALGGIGKAMTKLGAIPTTVTASEVYTSLERGTVDAASFPFTYAHVAYKLTDIGKWYTANLSPGANNCPVVVNTKAWDKLPAQYQKLLEDTKPAAYEALFAAYEKADTKNFPLMKEKGLEAITYSDEELARFRKVGAQPVWDDWVKDMNEKGLPAEELLNLIMTTAKQ, from the coding sequence ATGCTCAAGAAGACATTGCTGTCAGTAGCTGCCGCCTCAACTGTTCTGGGGTTCGCATATAGTGCATCCGCAGCAGACATGGTGGACGGTCCAAGTGTTCGGTGGAATCTATCCGTATGGGGTAAATCCCGTGCCTTTACAGCCGGCATCGAAACCCTCAGCAAAGTTGCTGATGAACGCACCGGCGGCAAATTCAAAATCAAGATCCATTACGGTGAAGCACTTTCCAAGTCCCGTGAAAACCTAGACGGTATCAAGCTTGGCGCTTTCCAGATGGCAATGTTCTGTTCTGCATATCACCCAGACAAGAACCCATCTTTGACAGGTCTGGACCTTCCATTCCTGCCATTTCCAAACCTGAAAGTTCAGGCAAAAGTGCATGACGCCTATTATAGCCACCCAGCTGTTGCAGCTGACCTGGCCCGGTGGGATGCGAAACTGCTGATGAGCTCTCTGCTGCCACAGTATGAATTTACAGGTGTTGGCGATGCGCCAAAAACCCTGGAAGACTGGAAAGGCATGCGTGTTCGTGCCCTGGGTGGTATCGGTAAAGCGATGACTAAGCTCGGTGCGATCCCAACAACAGTGACAGCCTCTGAAGTGTACACATCACTGGAGCGCGGTACGGTTGATGCGGCATCCTTCCCGTTCACATATGCCCATGTTGCTTACAAGCTGACTGACATTGGTAAATGGTACACAGCAAACCTGAGCCCAGGCGCTAACAACTGCCCAGTTGTGGTCAACACAAAAGCTTGGGACAAACTGCCTGCTCAGTATCAGAAACTGTTGGAAGACACAAAACCAGCAGCTTACGAAGCTCTGTTTGCAGCTTATGAAAAAGCTGACACCAAGAACTTCCCTCTGATGAAAGAAAAAGGCCTGGAAGCCATCACTTACTCTGATGAAGAACTGGCCCGTTTCCGTAAAGTTGGCGCACAGCCAGTATGGGATGACTGGGTAAAAGACATGAACGAAAAAGGTCTGCCAGCAGAAGAGCTGCTGAACCTGATCATGACGACTGCCAAGCAGTAA
- a CDS encoding TRAP transporter small permease subunit has translation MIINSASPNEPPQGALGKFDFWFSKIENFLNAFSAIAIFAVMILGVTQVLSRKLLDLPIYGYIDFIEQGMVIFAFFGIAYCQRLGGHVRMDLFMAKFNGRTLYFFEALATLVGLFVITVLIDTSYLHFQRAFEYGDSTIDIGLPIWPAKLIIPVMFCFLWVRFAVQLVGFTRLFLYPNASIIAVPVIEDVETQARKEIEDALGEEAAAQAKFDETYRRKARKSGE, from the coding sequence ATGATAATAAACTCCGCTTCGCCCAACGAGCCTCCCCAAGGGGCATTGGGAAAATTCGACTTCTGGTTTTCTAAAATTGAAAACTTCCTGAACGCGTTTTCGGCCATCGCGATTTTCGCCGTGATGATCCTTGGTGTCACCCAGGTATTGAGCCGAAAACTCCTCGACCTGCCGATCTACGGCTATATCGATTTCATCGAACAAGGCATGGTGATCTTCGCCTTCTTCGGCATTGCCTATTGCCAACGGCTTGGTGGCCATGTCCGAATGGATTTGTTCATGGCCAAGTTTAACGGGCGAACCCTTTACTTTTTTGAAGCCCTTGCAACCTTGGTCGGTCTGTTTGTTATCACGGTCCTCATTGATACCAGCTATCTGCATTTCCAACGGGCCTTCGAATATGGCGACAGCACAATCGATATTGGCCTGCCGATTTGGCCAGCCAAACTGATTATTCCGGTGATGTTCTGTTTCCTTTGGGTCCGCTTTGCGGTTCAGCTGGTGGGCTTTACCCGCCTCTTCCTATACCCGAACGCATCCATCATTGCCGTTCCGGTCATCGAAGACGTTGAGACACAAGCCCGAAAAGAAATTGAAGATGCGCTCGGTGAGGAAGCAGCCGCACAGGCCAAGTTTGATGAAACCTACCGCCGAAAAGCCAGAAAGAGTGGAGAGTAA
- a CDS encoding TRAP transporter large permease, with amino-acid sequence MELDPLLTGVIGMGALIVMVFLGVRVYIAATIVGMLGIVSIIGWDAGTGIVGTIPHSKSTLYSLSVLPMFILIGYLAFHAGITTAAFDAAKKWLGWVPGGLAVSTVFAAAGFAAVSGASTATAAVFTRVAIPEMLKNGYDRRLAAGVVAAGGTLASLIPPSAILVIYAIIVEQSVGALLLAGFIPGIVSALIYAFIIMGRATLNPKLGPPVRGFTFKERVSSLPGTLPIVAVIGIIFSAIYGGWATPTEAGALGAFVVLILAFFHGMRTKELKEALAETAKLSVMIFSIIWGVLVFVRFLGFSGLPEAFAEWILGLPFPPTVIIIMILCGYAILGMFMDAIGMLLLTLPVVYPAVIGLGYDPIWFGIIVVKMVEICLITPPIGLNCYVVNGVRPDIPLADVFRGIGPFFVADVLTVALFIAFPSLILWLPQAMLN; translated from the coding sequence ATGGAATTAGATCCTCTTTTGACCGGCGTAATCGGCATGGGCGCCCTGATCGTCATGGTCTTTTTGGGTGTTCGGGTTTACATCGCGGCAACGATTGTCGGGATGCTGGGCATTGTTTCCATCATTGGCTGGGATGCGGGTACAGGTATCGTGGGAACGATCCCTCACTCTAAATCCACGCTCTATTCCTTGAGCGTGTTGCCCATGTTTATCCTGATCGGCTATCTGGCCTTTCATGCAGGAATTACCACGGCCGCCTTTGATGCTGCCAAGAAATGGCTGGGCTGGGTGCCGGGCGGACTTGCGGTATCAACCGTCTTCGCGGCCGCAGGTTTTGCGGCTGTGTCCGGTGCGAGTACGGCAACAGCTGCGGTTTTCACCCGTGTTGCCATCCCGGAAATGCTGAAAAACGGATATGACCGGCGGCTGGCTGCAGGTGTGGTTGCTGCGGGCGGTACGCTTGCCTCCCTCATTCCACCAAGTGCCATCCTTGTGATTTATGCGATCATCGTTGAGCAATCCGTTGGGGCCCTGCTGCTGGCAGGCTTTATCCCAGGTATTGTGTCCGCCTTGATTTATGCGTTTATCATTATGGGCCGGGCAACACTTAATCCAAAACTGGGACCACCGGTTCGGGGTTTCACATTTAAGGAGCGGGTATCTTCCTTGCCAGGAACACTGCCAATCGTAGCGGTAATCGGGATTATCTTCTCAGCCATTTATGGTGGCTGGGCTACCCCGACAGAAGCCGGTGCACTGGGCGCGTTCGTGGTTCTGATCCTTGCCTTCTTCCATGGTATGCGGACGAAGGAGCTGAAAGAGGCGTTGGCTGAAACAGCCAAGCTGAGCGTCATGATCTTCTCCATCATCTGGGGTGTTCTGGTGTTCGTTCGCTTCCTTGGCTTCTCAGGTTTGCCGGAAGCTTTTGCCGAATGGATTTTGGGCCTGCCTTTCCCACCAACAGTGATCATCATCATGATCCTCTGTGGCTATGCCATCCTCGGCATGTTCATGGATGCGATCGGTATGCTGCTCCTAACCTTGCCGGTGGTTTATCCAGCCGTTATTGGTCTGGGATATGATCCGATCTGGTTTGGTATCATCGTTGTGAAAATGGTGGAAATCTGCCTGATCACACCACCAATTGGATTGAACTGTTACGTCGTGAACGGGGTTCGACCTGATATCCCGCTCGCCGATGTGTTCCGGGGAATCGGGCCGTTCTTTGTTGCGGACGTGTTGACGGTTGCCCTCTTTATCGCCTTCCCATCCCTGATCCTGTGGTTGCCACAGGCAATGCTGAACTAA
- a CDS encoding acyl-CoA dehydrogenase family protein, with protein sequence MDFSLTEEQIAIRENVAGLCAKFDEDYWHERDRTGEFPNEFHKAMADAGWLGITMPEEYGGANLGVTEAALMMHEVAKSTGGMSAASAIHINIFGPHPIVVFGSEEQKQRWLPPLIKGEVKSCFGVTEPNSGLNTSALQTRAVKQGNQYIVNGQKMWTTTGQEADKIMLLARTTPIEDCKKPTDGLSIFYTDLNREFCDVRVIEKMGRKCVDSNEVFINDLPVPEEDLIGEEGKGFYYLLHSLNPERILVGLEGVGIGMNALARAAQYAKDREVFGRPIGKNQSIQHPLAQNWMELEAAYLMAMKGAYLYDSGQTNECGTYANAAKYMGGEAGFNACQQAVMTHGGVGYAKEFTIERLMREVMICRIAPISPQLILCYIAEKALGLPKSY encoded by the coding sequence ATGGACTTCTCACTGACAGAAGAACAGATTGCTATTCGTGAAAATGTTGCGGGTCTCTGCGCCAAGTTCGATGAAGACTACTGGCACGAGCGGGATCGCACGGGCGAATTTCCAAACGAATTTCATAAAGCAATGGCTGATGCAGGCTGGCTTGGCATCACCATGCCCGAAGAATATGGCGGGGCCAACCTTGGCGTGACCGAGGCCGCCCTGATGATGCATGAAGTTGCCAAATCAACAGGCGGCATGTCAGCGGCCTCCGCAATTCACATCAATATCTTTGGCCCGCATCCGATCGTTGTGTTCGGGAGCGAGGAACAAAAACAAAGATGGCTGCCTCCGCTCATCAAGGGTGAAGTTAAATCCTGCTTCGGGGTCACCGAGCCGAACTCCGGCCTCAATACATCTGCCTTGCAAACCCGCGCTGTTAAACAAGGCAACCAATATATCGTCAACGGCCAGAAAATGTGGACCACCACCGGTCAGGAAGCTGACAAGATCATGCTGCTGGCCCGCACCACCCCGATTGAGGACTGCAAAAAGCCAACCGATGGCTTGTCCATTTTCTACACCGATCTGAACCGGGAATTTTGCGACGTTCGAGTGATTGAGAAGATGGGCCGCAAGTGCGTGGATTCCAACGAAGTGTTTATCAATGACCTGCCGGTTCCTGAGGAAGACCTGATCGGCGAGGAAGGTAAAGGGTTTTATTACCTGCTGCACAGCCTCAACCCGGAACGGATCCTTGTGGGCCTGGAAGGTGTCGGCATTGGCATGAACGCTCTGGCCCGCGCGGCCCAGTATGCCAAGGACCGGGAAGTTTTCGGTCGACCCATCGGCAAGAACCAGTCCATTCAGCATCCGCTTGCGCAAAACTGGATGGAGTTGGAAGCTGCCTACCTGATGGCCATGAAGGGCGCATACCTTTATGATAGCGGCCAGACAAATGAGTGCGGAACTTATGCAAACGCGGCCAAATATATGGGCGGCGAGGCTGGCTTCAATGCCTGTCAGCAGGCGGTGATGACCCATGGCGGCGTCGGTTATGCCAAGGAGTTCACCATTGAGCGGTTGATGCGCGAAGTGATGATCTGCCGGATCGCCCCAATCAGTCCACAGCTGATCCTGTGTTATATTGCTGAAAAGGCGCTTGGCTTGCCAAAATCCTATTAA